From the Astyanax mexicanus isolate ESR-SI-001 chromosome 9, AstMex3_surface, whole genome shotgun sequence genome, one window contains:
- the LOC125804589 gene encoding uncharacterized protein LOC125804589 gives MSRLGVSVSLSSGYHPQSNGQCERMNQELGKFLRIYCSNNVHDWAQYLPWAELAQNSLISSSTKLTPFQCVLGYQPPLMPWSAEPSDIPAVDQWMRRSEEVWEETHRRIEAVLEQHKQQADRHRREAPLYSPGDRVWLSTRDFRLPEGNKKLSPVIPGPLDETSHGMLPPPPVLMDGGPVYAVERLLDSRRRRGALEYLVDWEGYGPEERSWVTAADVLDPLLVEEFHRSHPSHPAPRPRGRPRRRSPDPGRGRRYRSAATRSLSSVRGSRRGRPRTRGRPRTRAPVQAIPASGSRVRRASGRRGAVPVCRPRPSVLSDSSGGGTVRSLGSPLTHPNSISQNPTGHDVTVSRSLSPNRVTLPRSESPVF, from the exons ATGAGTAGGTTGGGTGTCTCTGTCAGTTTGTCTTCCGGTTATCATCCTCaaagtaatggtcagtgtgaaagGATGAACCAGGAACTAGGGAAATTCTTACGTATATATTGTTCTAACAATGTTCATGATTGGGCCCAATATCTCCCCTGGGCTGAATTGGCTCAAAATTCTCTTATCAGCTCTTCCACTAAGTTAACACCCTTTCAGTGTGTCCTAGGTTATCAACCTCCGCTCATGCCATGGTCAGCTGAACCTTCTGATATCCCTGCTGTAGATCAGTGGATGCGCCGTAGCgaggaggtgtgggaggagactcacagacgtaTAGAAGCCGTGTTAGAACAACACAAACAGCAGGCTGATCGTCATCGTCGTGAGGCCCCGCTCTACTCCCCAGGAGATCGcgtttggctatctaccagggatttccggctccCCGAAGGCAACAAAAAattatca ccggttatccctggtccgctgGATGAGACCTCGCATGGGATGCTGCCTCCTCCGCCTGTGCTCATGGATGGTGGACCCGTCTACGCGGTGGAGCGCCTGTTAGACTCCAGAAGGAGgaggggagccctggagtacctggtTGATTGGGAAGGCtacggacctgaggagagaagctgggttaCTGCAGCAGACGTCCTTGACCCATTGTTGGTGGAAGAATTCCATCGGTCGCATCCGTCTCATCCAGCACCACGCCCTCGGGGTCGTCCAAGGAGGAGGTCTCCTGACCCTGGAAGGGGTAGGCGCTATAGGTCTGCTGCTACTCGGTCTCTcagttccgtccgcggctccagGAGGGGTCGTCCCAGGACCAGGGGTCGTCCCAGGACCAGGGCTCCTGTTCAGGCTATCCCCGCTTCGGGTTCTCGTGTCCGTCGGGCCTCCGGGCGGAGAGGGGCGGTTCCTGTGTGTCGTCCTCGTCCTTCGGTTCTTTCGGActcctcggggggaggtactgtcaggtctctaggatctcctctcacacacccgaactctatttcccaaaatcccactggccatgacgtcaccgtcagccgctcactctcacccaatcgcgttacgctcccccgttcagagtcacctgtattctaa